The following proteins come from a genomic window of Nymphalis io chromosome 6, ilAglIoxx1.1, whole genome shotgun sequence:
- the LOC126768895 gene encoding protein artichoke — protein MASMFKECFLLFFIIMWQVTNLISACPKICECKNNSTSCQMCSYNVSLKESVNKYHVEVCCQNDSTLFNWIQNKSNKTFAEVVIQYKSTCNTSTIDFDFPQLDTYSVTMTNNSISRLRMNIKFNNVQEIDLSSNKLQSINKGLFNSFINMRKLILRRNHINKINENSFIGLSKLETLDMSENNLTILTNVFTPLKNLQHLNLSRNNIQYIHDNYFNNWLLQHLDISHNNLRKVTPGALQQLPNLARLLLTDNPHLGITQLDTQLLVGTGRRLQQIDASRTGLCQVPEAFTHSVRFLSLVGNKITSIRCGDLDSYPLLQSLDFCDNKIISIEDDSLGRLEMLLFLNLNKNFLSNVPRSLPDGLKYLSLKENLIKNLTKPDFKDLPNLRILLLKCNQIQYIQDGIFEDLLSLEMLDISNNPIKLLSSSVFDGPLSLRDLRLCNLNISVPEQDGSFPLSSPESVQMLHLQSSPGLARQLLSDSAALAAFSHLQYLDLRMNNLTQIRNDLLFYLGQLKTLRLHGNIINCTNELWLSDWMNSNKSVSYGETCYFSTLEAKPEMSKYNCTFPETFTISESLPPVNLYSTEMINKLLRYYGYLNKSERVKPNYNSSVPKHNNDIITGGNKNKTEHRKIDRELLQEEDELKTSRNENKIILNGYLNESIYVKMRESSKIFDQNKVQNDQLNVDHRFLDIEPYVPLSTRSPKNDNQEVDVGSGKNSRKRLNTPLSMAESKLWTTKRNIYQESDVTETNTVKPNVRLEYSSYKDTHTSYAQYVGMIAVICLILISLILWVSFRLRYKRRQLRAWNVDTEDQIEVSNISGGVFW, from the coding sequence ATGGCTTCTATGTTTAAGGAATgttttctacttttttttataataatgtggcaagtaacaaatttaatatcGGCTTGTCCTAAAATATgtgaatgtaaaaataattcaacgtCATGTCAAATGTGTTCCTACAACGTGTCTCTTAAAGAAAGCGTAAATAAATATCACGTGGAAGTTTGCTGTCAGAACGATTCGACGCTGTTTAATTGgatacaaaacaaaagtaataaaactttCGCGGAAGTTGTAATACAGTATAAAAGTACGTGCAATACGAGCACGATCGACTTCGACTTTCCTCAGCTAGATACCTATTCTGTTACGATGACAAATAATAGTATTAGCAGGCTACggatgaatattaaatttaacaacgtTCAAGAAATTGATTTATCGTCGAATAAATtgcaatcaataaataaaggaTTATTTAATAGCTTTATAAACATgcgaaaactaatattaagaaGAAATcacatcaataaaataaatgaaaatagttttattggACTTTCAAAATTAGAAACCTTGGATATGtcagaaaataatttaacaattctGACAAATGTATTCACGCCTCTGAAGAACCTTCAACATCTAAATTTAAGCAGGAACAACATACAGTACATCCAcgataactattttaataattggttGCTTCAACATTTGGATATATCGCATAACAACTTGAGAAAGGTGACACCGGGAGCTCTACAGCAATTGCCGAATCTCGCACGGTTGCTCCTAACAGATAACCCGCATTTAGGAATTACACAGTTGGATACCCAACTGTTAGTTGGTACCGGCCGCAGACTCCAACAAATCGATGCATCGAGAACCGGCCTTTGCCAAGTTCCTGAAGCGTTCACCCATTCCGTGCGCTTTTTGTCTCTTgttggaaataaaataacatcaatTAGATGCGGGGATCTCGATAGTTATCCTTTATTACAATCACTCGATTTTTGTGACAATAAGATTATATCGATTGAAGATGATTCCCTTGGAAGACtagaaatgttattgtttttaaatttgaataaaaactttcTCTCTAATGTACCAAGATCACTACCAGATGGGCTAAAATATCTATCGCTTAAAgagaatttgataaaaaatcttACTAAACCAGATTTTAAAGATTTACCTAATTTacgtattttgttattaaaatgtaatcaaatacaatacattCAAGATGGGATATTTGAAGATTTATTATCATTAGAGATGTTAGACATATCGAATAATCCAATTAAGTTGTTGTCATCGAGTGTTTTCGATGGACCTTTGTCCCTGAGAGATCTGAGActctgtaatttaaatatatctgtacCTGAACAAGATGGCTCGTTTCCTCTATCTTCGCCTGAGAGCGTGCAAATGCTCCATCTTCAATCTAGTCCCGGCTTAGCGAGACAATTGTTATCTGACTCAGCGGCTTTAGCAGCTTTTTCGCATCTACAGTATTTGGATTTAAGAATGAATAATCTTACACAAATTCGCAacgatttattgttttatttaggaCAGCTGAAAACCTTAAGGTTACatggtaatattataaattgtactaaTGAACTGTGGCTATCGGATTGGATGAACTCGAATAAGAGTGTTTCTTACGGTGAAACATGTTACTTCTCTACTTTAGAAGCAAAACCTGAAATGTCTAAATACAATTGTACATTTCCCGAAACATTTACCATCAGCGAGAGCTTACCCCcagttaatttatatagtactgaaatgataaataaactGTTGCGATATTATGGCTATTTGAACAAAAGTGAGAGGGTCAAACCTAACTATAACAGTTCAGTTCCTAAACATAACAATGATATTATAACCggtggtaataaaaataaaacggaaCACAGAAAAATTGATAGAGAATTACTACAAGAAGAAGATGAGTTAAAGACATcgagaaatgaaaataaaattatattgaatggTTATTTAAATGAATCGATTTATGTCAAGATGAGGGAATCGTCAAAAATTTTCGATCAAAATAAAGTTCAGAATGATCAACTCAATGTCGACCATAGGTTCCTTGATATTGAACCTTATGTTCCTTTATCAACACGATCACCTAAGAACGATAACCAAGAGGTAGATGTAGGTAGTGGTAAGAATTCGAGGAAACGATTAAATACACCACTTTCAATGGCAGAATCTAAGCTATGGACTACGAAACGTAATATTTATCAAGAATCGGATGTTACTGAGACGAATACAGTAAAACCAAACGTAAGATTAGAATATTCATCATATAAAGATACACATACCAGTTACGCTCAATACGTTGGTATGATTGCAGTGATATGCTTAATACTGATTTCATTAATACTCTGGGTCAGTTTTCGACTCAGATATAAAAGAAGACAACTCAGAGCTTGGAATGTAGATACGGAGGACCAAATAGAAGTGTCGAATATTTCTGGGGGAGTGTTTTGGTGA